From Nocardioides daedukensis, the proteins below share one genomic window:
- a CDS encoding GDSL-type esterase/lipase family protein — protein MGILDRRWLWRAGAVLICALVIGGIAAQREQAVSEQSSACARFEAQAELRLDAVVGSGPRTVVIGDSWAAGLESRDIGRTWTDQLPGRVTVHAFAGSGFSRTASGCGEAFSYAARAASAPFDEAALVVIEGGLNDFDRPASEITVGFNAVIDQMIARGVEPEEIRVIGPARAPSRAGGAIRVDRLLSDLAERRDIAYVSVIDLELDYLDDQLHLTDAGHAMFGSVVQERLGVG, from the coding sequence GTGGGGATTCTGGACCGTCGTTGGCTCTGGCGCGCAGGCGCCGTGCTGATCTGTGCCCTCGTGATCGGCGGCATCGCCGCGCAGCGGGAGCAGGCGGTCAGTGAGCAGTCCTCGGCGTGCGCGCGCTTCGAGGCCCAGGCCGAGCTGCGTCTCGACGCGGTGGTCGGGAGCGGTCCGCGCACCGTCGTCATCGGCGACTCATGGGCGGCCGGGCTGGAGTCGCGTGACATCGGACGGACCTGGACCGACCAGCTCCCGGGACGGGTCACCGTGCACGCGTTCGCCGGGTCCGGCTTCAGCAGGACGGCGAGCGGGTGCGGTGAGGCCTTCTCGTACGCCGCACGCGCGGCGTCGGCGCCCTTCGACGAGGCCGCGCTGGTGGTCATCGAAGGCGGGCTGAACGACTTCGACCGGCCAGCCTCGGAGATCACCGTGGGATTCAACGCCGTGATCGACCAGATGATCGCCCGAGGCGTCGAACCCGAGGAGATCCGGGTGATCGGACCCGCGCGCGCCCCGTCGCGTGCAGGGGGAGCGATCCGGGTGGACCGGCTGCTGTCCGATCTCGCCGAGCGCCGCGACATCGCCTATGTGTCGGTCATCGACCTCGAGCTCGACTATCTCGACGACCAGCTGCACCTCACTGACGCGGGGCATGCGATGTTCGGCAGCGTGGTGCAGGAACGGTTGGGCGTGGGCTGA
- the hflX gene encoding GTPase HflX gives MTNAHEPFSLAAELDETDAWDDDDFGDNPGDDQGDDSDDDSGDEDWESGYESVSTDGPDPEELTTGAQDLAERHALRRVAGLRTELEDITEVEYRQLRLERVVLVGVWTEGTIEDAENSMAELALLAETAGSEVLEAIYQRRQKPDPATYIGRGKVEGLREIVEATGADTVVLDGDLAPSQLRNLEDKLKVKAVDRTALILDIFAQHAKSKEGQAQVELAQLQYMKQRLRGWGGNLSRQAGGRAAGGEGIGGRGPGETKIETDRRRINTKIAKLRRELKAMKGTRDTKRLDRKRNEIPSVAIAGYTNAGKSSLLNRLTDAGVLVEDALFATLDPTTRKTTTSDGRIYTMSDTVGFVRHLPHQLIEAFRSTLEEVADADLILHVVDGSHPDPESQIAAVREVFADIEASKVPELIVINKADAADPMVLARLRAREPHSVVVSAKTGEGIAEVLALVEAELPRPAVEFSALVPYERGDLINRLHQRGEIESMEHTADGTLIKGRADERLADELAAYAV, from the coding sequence ATGACGAACGCACACGAACCCTTCTCACTCGCCGCCGAGCTCGACGAGACCGACGCTTGGGACGACGACGACTTCGGTGACAACCCCGGGGATGACCAGGGGGACGACTCGGACGACGACTCCGGCGATGAGGACTGGGAGTCCGGCTATGAATCGGTCTCGACCGATGGCCCGGACCCCGAAGAGCTGACCACCGGCGCGCAGGACCTCGCCGAGCGGCACGCCCTGCGCCGGGTCGCAGGTCTGCGCACCGAGCTCGAGGACATCACCGAGGTCGAATACCGCCAGCTCCGACTCGAGCGCGTGGTGCTCGTCGGGGTCTGGACCGAGGGGACCATCGAGGACGCCGAGAACTCGATGGCCGAGCTCGCGCTGCTCGCCGAGACGGCCGGCTCCGAAGTGCTCGAGGCCATCTATCAGCGGCGCCAGAAGCCCGACCCCGCGACATACATCGGTCGCGGAAAGGTGGAGGGACTGCGCGAGATCGTCGAGGCCACCGGCGCCGACACCGTCGTGCTCGACGGTGACCTCGCCCCGAGCCAGCTGAGGAACCTCGAGGACAAGCTCAAGGTCAAGGCCGTCGACCGGACCGCACTGATCCTCGACATCTTCGCCCAGCACGCGAAGTCGAAGGAGGGCCAGGCCCAGGTCGAGCTGGCCCAGCTGCAATACATGAAACAGCGCCTGCGCGGTTGGGGTGGCAACCTGTCCCGCCAGGCCGGTGGCCGTGCCGCTGGCGGCGAGGGCATCGGTGGTCGTGGTCCCGGTGAGACGAAGATCGAGACCGATCGTCGACGCATCAACACCAAGATCGCCAAGCTCCGTCGCGAGCTCAAGGCGATGAAGGGGACCCGCGACACCAAGCGCCTCGACCGCAAGCGCAACGAGATCCCCTCGGTGGCGATCGCGGGCTACACGAACGCGGGCAAGTCCTCGCTGCTGAACCGGCTCACCGATGCCGGTGTGCTGGTCGAGGACGCGCTCTTCGCGACGCTCGACCCGACCACCCGCAAGACCACGACCTCGGACGGCCGGATCTACACGATGTCCGACACCGTCGGGTTCGTACGCCACCTGCCGCACCAGCTGATCGAGGCGTTCCGCTCGACGCTGGAGGAGGTCGCCGACGCCGACCTGATCCTGCACGTGGTCGACGGCTCGCACCCGGACCCCGAGAGCCAGATCGCGGCTGTCCGCGAGGTCTTCGCCGACATCGAGGCCAGCAAGGTCCCCGAGCTGATCGTGATCAACAAGGCCGACGCCGCCGACCCGATGGTGCTGGCCAGGTTGCGCGCCCGCGAGCCGCACTCGGTCGTGGTCAGCGCGAAGACGGGGGAGGGGATCGCCGAGGTCCTCGCCCTGGTCGAGGCCGAGCTGCCGCGTCCAGCCGTGGAGTTCTCCGCGCTCGTTCCCTATGAGCGCGGTGACCTGATCAACCGGCTGCACCAGCGCGGGGAGATCGAGTCGATGGAGCACACCGCCGACGGGACCCTGATCAAGGGCCGCGCCGACGAGAGGCTTGCGGACGAGTTGGCGGCGTACGCCGTCTGA